In Ipomoea triloba cultivar NCNSP0323 chromosome 15, ASM357664v1, one genomic interval encodes:
- the LOC116005951 gene encoding putative F-box protein At3g52320 — protein sequence MAATMSKAMRQKVSDASHSLPEDMVAEILSRLPVESLLRFKCACKNWRQLIQQHDFVEKHHRHAAICFYYINQSNHLPICTKFRIPPIRKDGEFTCIDIQKGLLLEHEHRKDLRERLLIRNPATRQTVYLPDLRVGEESPAWVVARMFFVAKSNNECTVISFSGLEKSVLLGRFRAITVGVDASWRPLKNSIHCISNICRWPKIYALSIENIFYVVTMDVGDRKILWVDAQDESIKTAKIPENLFSDWRFVMAREWNSKLSLCYDNGDEINIWVLMNNSKNEWAKTLTVDYPIPFIKEEKNICMGVDGKRWWVYVPWLNMKEVLSIKPTVLQLKGMQSDKVEEAIRIWKGRDMRKNTSQITSVISLIRL from the coding sequence ATGGCAGCTACAATGTCTAAAGCAATGCGGCAGAAGGTATCCGATGCATCACATTCACTGCCGGAAGATATGGTCGCCGAGATCCTGAGCCGGTTGCCGGTGGAATCATTACTGAGATTCAAGTGCGCCTGCAAGAATTGGCGCCAACTCATCCAACAACATGATTTCGTCGAAAAACATCACCGCCACGCCGCCATTTGTTTCTACTATATAAATCAATCCAATCACTTGCCTATCTGTACGAAGTTTCGGATCCCTCCGATCCGTAAGGACGGGGAATTCACGTGTATTGATATACAGAAAGGGTTACTGTTAGAGCACGAGCATCGTAAAGATCTCAGGGAAAGGCTTCTCATAAGGAATCCGGCGACCAGGCAAACGGTATACTTGCCGGATCTCCGGGTCGGCGAGGAATCGCCGGCTTGGGTGGTGGCCAGAATGTTCTTCGTCGCAAAAAGTAATAACGAATGCACGGTGATAAGTTTCTCGGGGTTGGAAAAATCAGTTTTGTTGGGACGGTTTAGAGCAATAACAGTGGGCGTTGATGCATCGTGGAGACCTCTCAAAAACTCCATACACTGCATTAGCAACATTTGCCGGTGGCCGAAGATTTACGCTCTGagtattgaaaatattttctatgtgGTAACAATGGATGTGGGCGACAGGAAAATTCTGTGGGTGGACGCACAAGACGAGAGCATTAAAACCGCTAAAATCCCAGAAAATCTCTTCTCAGATTGGAGGTTTGTGATGGCAAGAGAATGGAATTCAAAGCTGTCTCTTTGCTACGATAATGGAGATGAAATCAACATATGGGTTCTCATGAATAACAGCAAGAACGAGTGGGCTAAAACCCTGACGGTCGATTATCCAATCCCGTTCATCAAAGAGGAAAAGAATATATGTATGGGTGTTGACGGGaaacggtggtgggtatatgttcCATGGCTTAATATGAAGGAGGTACTAAGCATTAAACCCACAGTTTTGCAGCTAAAAGGAATGCAATCGGACAAGGTTGAAGAAGCAATACGTATTTGGAAGGGAAGAGATATGCGGAAGAACACCTCGCAAATTACTTCTGTAATTTCGCTAATACGTCTGTGA